The genomic DNA CCGCGGCCGGATCGCCGAGCCGCAGCTCGTGCACCACGCGCCCGCCCTTCACGAACGCCACGCGATCGCAAGTCGCTTCGACCTCGCCGAGCAGATGCGAGTTGAGGAACACCGCGGTGCCGCGATCGCGCAGGTCGCGGATCACATCGCGCACCAGCAGCCGCCCGATCGGATCGAGGCCCGAGGTCGGTTCGTCGAGGAACACCAGCTCGGGCTCGTTCAGGAGCGCCTGCGCGAGCCCGACACGCTGGGTCATGCCCTTGCTGTAGGTGCGAATCGGCCGTGACGCCGCGTCGTTCAGGTCCACGCGCGTCAGCAACGCGTCGATGCGCTGATCCAGCACCCGTGCCGAGAGCCCGTGAAGACGGCCGTGAAATCGCAGCAGCTCCCGGCCGGTGAGCCAGTCCTGAAACCGGAAGTGCTCGGGCAGGAAGCCGAGCTTCGCGCGGGCCGCGCGGTCGCCGAGCTTGCGGCCGAGCACCCGGGCTTCGCCGCCCGAAGGCTCGACCAGTCCGAGCAGCATCTTGACCGAGGTCGTCTTGCCGGCGCCGTTGGGCCCGAGAAAGCCGAAGACCTCCCCCCGCCTGACCGACAGGGAGAGATCCGCGACCGCGAGTTTCGGACCGAATCGCTTTCGCAGCGCGCGCGTCTCGACGACGAATTCGCTCACGCGGACACGTTAGCGCATCGATTCGGCCATCTGAACCAGTTCGCCCGAGCTGACCGTCCCGGTGAGCGCGCGCAGTTGCCCCGCTTCGCTCCACAGCAGCGTCTGATGCTCGCGCCCCTGGGGCTGGTCGCCGCGGCTCTCCACCAGCACGCCCTTCTGGCCATGCACCGTCACCTCGCGGAACGACGTCGCCGTGATCGGGAGCGGCACGACCAGCGTGGAGCTCCAGTCGATCGAGTTCGCCAGCCGCTGCGCCTCGGAGGCATCGAGCCCCAGCACCCGCAGCCCCAGTTCACCGGCCTGCGAAAGCTGGAAGCCCGGCGGAAGCTTGATCTCGGGGCTCTCGCACTGCATCACCGACACCTGCCGCTTCGGGCTCGCGTAGGTGAGCGTCACCACGCGCGGGACCCGTACATCGAAGGTCTGCCCCGCGAGCCCGTCGGGGATCCGCACGTCGCGCAGATCGAGCAGGTCGAGCACGGTGCGGAGCTTCTGCGGATCGAACGTCAGTCGCATCCGGCCTTCGCCGGCCACCTGCACCTTGTCGAGCTCCATCGACGGCGGCAGTGTGGACGGCGTCTGAAAGCGGAGTCCGGTCGCCGCGGTCGCGGCCGCGGGGGTCGCATAGATCACCGGCACACCCGGCTCCTTCAGCACCTGCTGCTCGTGAAAGACGAGCATCGCCGGGTCCTGACCCTTGAACTGCTCGTGCAGTCGATCGAGGCGCTCCGGATCGAACTGGATCGCCGTCACCGTGCGCACGCGGAACAGGTCGAGGAACGCCTGCGCGGTCGCCCGCACCGACGGGAATGCGAGGGGCGCGGCCACCACGAGCGCGACCACCACGGTCGCGAACACCGGCACCGGGCGCCACCACAGGGCGCGCGGCTGATTCGCGGCTTCGAGCCCACGCAGTCGCTCGCGCAGCGCGCGTTCGAAGGCCGGGCGCGGAGACTCGCGCAATTCGTTCAGGAAGTCGTCGCTCATTGAGGTTCTCCTTTGTGCCACTCCTGGCGCAGCGATTCGATCGTGCGATGGAGAATGGTGCCGACGTTGCTCTCGCCGAGCTTCACGGTCCGCGCGATTTCGCGGTTCGTGAGGCCCGCTCCGTATTTCAAGGCCACCAGCTCGCGCTCGCGATCCGCGAGTCCCTCGAGCAGCCGGCCGAGTCGCGTCACGTTCGAGCGATGCTCGGCGTGATCCTCGGGCGTTCCGCCGCTCGCGACGTGTTCCGCCGCCTCGAGCGGCTCGTGCCGGCGGCGTGCCCGCAGATGGTCGATCGATTCGTTGCGCGCGATCACGATCAACCAGGTTCCAAATGCCGCGCGGTCACGGCGGTAGCGATGCCGATGGACCCACGCCTTCTCGAACACCCGGGACGCCAGATCCTCGGCCTCGTCGGGCCCCACCCGGTAGCGCAGGAAGTTGTAGATGCGCGGCAATTGCTCGGCGTACTGGGCCTCCCAGTCCACCTCGCTCGCCACGGCTCCCCAGCCGAACCCCCGGTCCATCGCGTCGCTCTGCACGGTCATGTGCTCCTTCATACGGGCCAGACGGCGGAGTATCACGCCGCACGGCGGTCTGACCGCGGCCGGCGCCGGAACAGCCGCTCCCCGCGGGCGCCGATCGACCGCCAGTCCGGCCCCGCGCAGGGCTTTTG from Candidatus Eisenbacteria bacterium includes the following:
- a CDS encoding ABC transporter ATP-binding protein, which codes for MSEFVVETRALRKRFGPKLAVADLSLSVRRGEVFGFLGPNGAGKTTSVKMLLGLVEPSGGEARVLGRKLGDRAARAKLGFLPEHFRFQDWLTGRELLRFHGRLHGLSARVLDQRIDALLTRVDLNDAASRPIRTYSKGMTQRVGLAQALLNEPELVFLDEPTSGLDPIGRLLVRDVIRDLRDRGTAVFLNSHLLGEVEATCDRVAFVKGGRVVHELRLGDPAAEHVEVQLRFAGATPALRERLAGLGEVLAWEPDLAPAAELGAKVVAARMRLADAAQVPEPARAQVGAGADLHQLSVARKSLEAWFLEVMGHDQRPG
- a CDS encoding sigma-70 family RNA polymerase sigma factor, which encodes MTVQSDAMDRGFGWGAVASEVDWEAQYAEQLPRIYNFLRYRVGPDEAEDLASRVFEKAWVHRHRYRRDRAAFGTWLIVIARNESIDHLRARRRHEPLEAAEHVASGGTPEDHAEHRSNVTRLGRLLEGLADRERELVALKYGAGLTNREIARTVKLGESNVGTILHRTIESLRQEWHKGEPQ